AACTAACAGTTAAGGACCCTGAAGACCTTGGGGACGGTGGAAGGATAAGGCGAGGATGCGGTGTGGAGTGTGTGGACTGGAGAGGGAGCTGTTTGTGTGTGCCCGGTGTGTGCGATGTTCCCCCCATGTGGTCGTTCGTTTGAAGTTGCAGCTTGTCGAGTTGCGGAGGGACAACGCGGTCTTGGGCGGGAAGGTCCGAGAGGTCCTACAACGTGCGTTCGGGGGGACCCATGAGGGTACTGCAGAGGTCTCCGGTGATGTTCTCCGCGGGAGGTTAGAGCGGGTTGCCGCGTTGCGGAAGGCGAGACACAACGCCCGAATCAAGGCCGCCGTGGGCCAGTTACAACGGCGGATCGCGCAGAGGCGGCAACGCGTGGAGCAATTGACAGCAGAGGTGACGAATCCATTCACTGCACCATCTCAAGGTGCTATACCCTTGCTTGTGGCGAGTCTCGTGGAGCAACGTCAGCGGATTTGTGCCCTGCAACCTGTGCTGCGACGGATGCAATTGACGAAACTAGGACAACTGCGGCAATGGTTCCTGATCCGGCGACGGCCCAGCACCCATAGCAACCCACAGTACACGATCATGCACTTGCCCCTGGTGTCCCTACATTTGTCCCGCACTTTACCACGGCTTGTGCTGCGGGCATCCCTCCGCGAGATGCAACGGTACCTCTCGCTGGCGTCGAGgctgctactactacaggaagaagaacaagaagaccgGAAGACTCTAGTCGACACGCTCTGCTCTGTGTGTCACTGTACGGTTCTGCTGTGTCAGGAGACTGGGTTGCTCCCCAGTGGCCCATTGGACCAGGGGAGACTACTAGACAAGGTCGACCTTGCGACGCTGTTCCACCACTTTGCAACGCAGCAGCCCTTACCGGCGGTGCACCTCGACAGCGACTGCGAGGGCGCAGAGGGTTGGTCACGAGCACGTCTCAGGGACTTCATCGCGAGAGGACAAACGAAACAAACGAGACCAACACGGACCACCAGGGATACTGCCACCACGAGGGACACTACGACCACTACGGATACCTGGTACCTCGTACCGTGACCCACAAACAGCACCATCGCCGTGGCCATCACTGTCTTATCGCTGCCTCTTCTTGACGTTGTTTTAAAAAGATTTTGATGCAACGaaacgacgacgacgacgacgacactCTGAGGGAGACAACGAAGACAAAGACTGTTACTGTTACTGGCGACTAGTAGCCTTAGCTGTAGTGACAATGGTTATGAACGATGCGGAACTGTTTAGGCTGAACAAGCAGGCGGTGCAAGAGGGGTTCAATGTGAAACCACGGTTGACGTACAACACGGTCAGTGGGATTAACGGTCCCCTTGTGATCTTGGAGAAGGTGAAGTTCCCCCGGTACAACGAGATTGTGAACTTGACCTTACCCGATGGGGGTGTGCGCCAGGGGCAGGTGTTGGAGGTGCGTGGTGACAGGGCGATCGTGCAAGTGTTCGAGGGGACCTCTGGGATTGACGTGAAGAAGACGACCGTTGAGTTCACGGGccagaacttgaagatcccAGTCTCTGAGGACACTCTCGGTAGGATCTTCGATGGGTCTGGGAGACCCATCGACCAGGGCCCCAAAGTGTTCGCCGAGGATTACTTGGACATTAACGGGTCGCCCATCAACCCGTACGCGCGGATCTACCCTGAGGAGATGATCTCTACGGGGATATCTGCGATTGACACGATGAACTCGATTGCTCGTGGACAGAAGATTCCGATCTTCAGTGCTTCCGGTTTGCCGCACAACGAGATCGCGGCGCAGATCTGCAGGCAGGCTGGTCTTGTCCGCCCGACAAAGGATGTCCACGATGGGCACGAGGAGAACTTCTCGATCGTGTTTGCTGCGAGTGGGGTTAACTTGGAGACCGCACGGTTCTTTAAGCAGGATTTTGAGGAGAACGGGTCCCTTGAGAGGACCTCTCTGTTCCTCAACCTTGCGAACGACCCAACCATTGAGAGAATCATCACTCCAAGACTCGCGCTGACCACCGCAGAGTACTTGGCGTACCAGACGGAGCGCCACGTGCTGACCATCCTTACGGACATGTCCTCGTACGCTGACGCCTTAAGAGAGGTCTCTGCCGCCAGGGAGGAGGTCCCCGGCCGGAGAGGGTACCCAGGGTACATGTACACCGATTTGTCTACGATCTACGAGCGTGCCGGGCGTGTTGAGGGCCGGAACGGGTCCATCACGCAGATCCCGATCCTGACGATGCCCAACGACGACATCACGCACCCTATCCCGGATTTGACAGGGTATATCACTGAGGGCCAGATCTCCGTCGACCGGCAGTTGCACAACAAGGGTGTGTACCCACCGATCAACGTGTTGCCCTCGCTGAGCCGTCTGATGAAGTCTGCTATCGGGGAGGGCATGACGAGACGGGACCACGGTGACGTCTCTAACCAGTTGTACGCGAAGTACGCCATCGGGAGAGACGCCGCCGCGATGAAGGCCGTTGTCGGTGAAGAGGCACTCTCCATCGAGGACAAGCTCTCGCTCGAGTTCCTGGAGAAGTTCGAGCGGTCGTTCATCTCGCAGGGCGCCTACGAGGACCGTACGGTCTTCGAGTCCCTCGACCAGGCGTGGTCGCTGCTGCGGATCTACCCGAAGGAGATGCTGAACAGGATCTCCCCAAAGATCCTCGACGAGTTCTACGACCGTGCGGGGGAGACCGCAGAGGACAcggacgacgacgacgacgacgagcCCCAGCAAGAACAGAACCCTGACGAGAG
The genomic region above belongs to Huiozyma naganishii CBS 8797 chromosome 2, complete genome and contains:
- the ATG14 gene encoding Atg14p (similar to Saccharomyces cerevisiae ATG14 (YBR128C); ancestral locus Anc_3.389) codes for the protein MRCGVCGLERELFVCARCVRCSPHVVVRLKLQLVELRRDNAVLGGKVREVLQRAFGGTHEGTAEVSGDVLRGRLERVAALRKARHNARIKAAVGQLQRRIAQRRQRVEQLTAEVTNPFTAPSQGAIPLLVASLVEQRQRICALQPVLRRMQLTKLGQLRQWFLIRRRPSTHSNPQYTIMHLPLVSLHLSRTLPRLVLRASLREMQRYLSLASRLLLLQEEEQEDRKTLVDTLCSVCHCTVLLCQETGLLPSGPLDQGRLLDKVDLATLFHHFATQQPLPAVHLDSDCEGAEGWSRARLRDFIARGQTKQTRPTRTTRDTATTRDTTTTTDTWYLVP
- the VMA2 gene encoding H(+)-transporting V1 sector ATPase subunit B (similar to Saccharomyces cerevisiae VMA2 (YBR127C); ancestral locus Anc_3.388) translates to MVMNDAELFRLNKQAVQEGFNVKPRLTYNTVSGINGPLVILEKVKFPRYNEIVNLTLPDGGVRQGQVLEVRGDRAIVQVFEGTSGIDVKKTTVEFTGQNLKIPVSEDTLGRIFDGSGRPIDQGPKVFAEDYLDINGSPINPYARIYPEEMISTGISAIDTMNSIARGQKIPIFSASGLPHNEIAAQICRQAGLVRPTKDVHDGHEENFSIVFAASGVNLETARFFKQDFEENGSLERTSLFLNLANDPTIERIITPRLALTTAEYLAYQTERHVLTILTDMSSYADALREVSAAREEVPGRRGYPGYMYTDLSTIYERAGRVEGRNGSITQIPILTMPNDDITHPIPDLTGYITEGQISVDRQLHNKGVYPPINVLPSLSRLMKSAIGEGMTRRDHGDVSNQLYAKYAIGRDAAAMKAVVGEEALSIEDKLSLEFLEKFERSFISQGAYEDRTVFESLDQAWSLLRIYPKEMLNRISPKILDEFYDRAGETAEDTDDDDDDEPQQEQNPDERA